The following proteins are encoded in a genomic region of Brachypodium distachyon strain Bd21 chromosome 1, Brachypodium_distachyon_v3.0, whole genome shotgun sequence:
- the LOC100846278 gene encoding 7-deoxyloganetic acid glucosyltransferase, producing the protein MAAAHVLVFPCPAQGHINCMLQFTAGLLAAGLHVTFLHSDHNLRRLRHANNNNNNESTAAANSSPRLRFMSVPDGLPDDHPRSAGNLVEFMESMFAKTSVAYRALLSSLRAPAPPLDANDDGLLFPPVTCVVADGMLPFAITVSEELGVPALAFRTASACSFLAYLSVPDLVALGEVPVPESADLDAPVRGVPGMEAFLRLRDLPSFCRGRSDPAGTADGLDPMLRILVDSVPQSRNARAFILNTSASLERDALSHIAPHMRDLFAVGPLHAMFQAPGAGGALWREDDACMRWLDAQADGTVVYVSLGSLAVISLEQFTEFLSGLVNAGHPFLWVLRPDMVDASQNAVLQDAVKQSKGCVVEWAPQRDVLRHRAVGCFLTHAGWNSTLECVVEGVPTVCWPFFADQQTNSRFMGAVWGTGLDMKDVCERAVVERMVREAVESGELRRSAQELAREVRRDIAEGGSSATEFRRLVEFIIELSVGVSTLETTESENE; encoded by the coding sequence atggcggcggcgcacgtgCTGGTGTTCCCGTGCCCGGCGCAGGGCCACATCAACTGCATGCTCCAGTTCACCGCgggcctcctcgccgccggcctccacgtcaccttcctccacAGCGACCACAACCTCCGCCGGCTACGCCacgccaacaacaacaacaacaacgagTCTACTGCCGCTGCTAATTCTTCCCCGAGGCTCCGGTTCATGTCCGTGCCTGACGGCCTCCCCGACGACCACCCGCGCTCGGCGGGCAACCTCGTCGAGTTCATGGAATCCATGTTCGCCAAGACCAGCGTCGCGTACCGCGCTCTCCTATCCTCCTtgcgcgcgccggcgcctccaCTCGACGCCAACGACGACGGCTTATTATTCCCTCCCGTGACCTGCGTGGTGGCCGACGGGATGCTGCCGTTCGCGATCACCGTCTCCGAGGAGCTCGGCGTCCCGGCGCTGGCCTTCCGCACGGCCAGCGCCTGCAGCTTCCTGGCCTACCTCTCCGTCCCCGACCTCGTGGCCCTCGGCGAGGTTCCCGTCCCGGAATCCGCCGACCTCGACGCGCCGGTCCGCGGCGTGCCAGGGATGGAAGCCTTCCTCCGGCTCCGAGACCTGCCGAgcttctgccgcggcagaagcGACCCGGCAGGCACGGCAGACGGGCTCGACCCCATGCTGCGGATCCTCGTCGACTCCGTCCCGCAGAGCCGTAACGCGCGGGCGTTCATCCTCAACACCTCCGCCTCTCTGGAGCGGGACGCGCTCTCCCACATCGCGCCGCACATGCGGGACCTCTTCGCCGTCGGCCCGCTCCACGCCATGTTCCAGGCGccgggggccggcggcgcgctgtGGCGCGAGGACGACGCGTGCATGCGCTGGCTCGACGCGCAGGCGGACGGCACCGTGGTCTACGTCAGCCTGGGCAGCCTGGCGGTGATCTCGCTGGAGCAGTTCACGGAGTTCCTCTCCGGGCTCGTCAACGCCGGCCACCCTTTCCTGTGGGTGCTCCGGCCCGACATGGTGGACGCGAGCCAGAACGCCGTGCTCCAGGACGCCGTGAAGCAGAGCAAAGGGTGTGTGGTGGAGTGGGCGCCGCAGCGGGACGTGCTCAGGCACCGGGCCGTGGGGTGCTTCCTGACGCACGCCGGGTGGAACTCCACGCTGGAGTGCGTGGTCGAGGGCGTGCCCACGGTGTGCTGGCCCTTCTTCGCCGACCAGCAGACCAACAGCCGGTTCATGGGCGCCGTGTGGGGGACGGGGCTGGACATGAAGGACGTGTGCGAGAGGGCCGTCGTGGAGAGGATGGtgagggaggcggtggagTCCGGCGAACTGAGGAGGTCGGCTCAGGAGCTGGCGAGGGAGGTGAGGCGGGACATCGCTGAAGggggctcgtcggcgacggAGTTCAGACGGCTGGTTGAGTTCATCATTGAGCTCAGCGTCGGCGTCAGCACGCTGGAGACCACAGAGTCCGAAAACGAATAG